The region gcgtgcgtttcttccattttttcatgtatattacttattatatgacttgtGTTTGCACCCGATATAACGctcgctctgattggctaattgtgactgaattgtagggcattattctcccgtaatgcccacgggccgataacgggcttgcaaaaacaaagcaaaaggtaattaaaagcCAGATAATAAACTACTCACTAACaaagctagctcgagccgtactggggaatattggccctcggtcgttttcgTACGGACCTCgcggccaatattccccagtacggccctcgcgctctgttagtaagaagttattataataagtaatcacatgatttttctcgtgcaatttggaataaatatgcacttgtaaattttttcaaagactacaaattgcactcgccctacgggctcgttcacttttggtcgtctttgaaaataatttacgcgtgcttatttattccaaatagcATTCGAAgtcatgcgattacctatacaaatacgAAAACAATAGATATCGTCAGTGTTCTTCGTGGAAGTGACTCTGGTAACTTGAAAACGATGATAAATGTTAAAACGTACCTCTCTGCTTTCGTCGTCGTATCCAACTCTGAAGGTAGGATCTTCTCGTGGGAAGCGATTGATTGCCTTAGAAAATTGCGCAATGTCATTCTGTGGAGAAAAGTGAAAGATATGATGATGTTCTAGAGAATCCTGAATGCTGCCCGAGGACCACAATTGGGGCGCATAAATTGAGTGTCTCGTCAGCAGAGTGGGTATAAACTATATATCAACCGGTCATTACAAGAGCCTCATTAGAAAAGCCGGGCGTTTGGCTACTCCGTTTTGCCTAATCAGTACAGTATGTGGCCTTTGGTCCGCGAAgtccttggtccgcgactttTCCAAACATGATGTCATATTTCATACGACCAAAAACAAAGGTTTCCGATGATTTATTGCttattcttctttcacatgacGAAATTTCGGCTTTCCTGCTATCGGTGATTGTGCggaattcaagtttgttgacaggaGTGTTAATTTGTCTTTCTAGAAAGTCTCTACTTTTGTGGCTCCGTACTTGTGTAAAGATAAAACTCAACGGGAACACGTGTCTTTTTGCCGAACAGATTTATAGATAAACTAATTTCTGCGGTTGGGAACGAATTTTctgcagagttttaaactttattttatcgactcttgaaaaaaatatcaacaattttcgcATAGGGATCCTTGGTCCGAGACTTATACTACTCAGGACCCCAGAGAACTTAAGTCTCGCAAAGCAGATAAAGAAAACCTTCGATAAATGAAAAAATgtctttgctttaactgaatattttaaaaatcttcTTTATACATGTTTACGAACGGGTTACCTTCTTTTGTACGTCTCGAATACCTGTACGGTCTTATAATGGAGCTTGTGTTGGGAGACGGTTAcgcaactgaaaataaaagcagatttTATGCTCACAATGACGTCCTATACGACTGTAGCTGAGATATATTaaggataataaagaattaataaattttcatgttcgtACAGAAATTGTCGGGATTCACAGATATTTTTTTTTGGGCTGCTTACATGTTTCGCGGACCAAGAACCAAATTCACGGACGAAGGGCTTGTGATTACGTTCACCTTTTGTCGAATTAATGTTATCTCAAGAAACGAAAACTCTATCTTCTGGGAAAATTTCAGCTCGTGAGGTTTTGAATGAGGTAAGATATTTAAGATTACCCCTTTTTCTCGCGGACCAAGGGCCACATGCTGTACTTCAAGAGGGAGTTAAAAAAACTGAAGTTTGGATTCTAACTGCAAGCTAAACTTTTTGCcagtaaaccaaacgaaaatttGATCGCCTTTTGCTGAATCTCTCCCTTATGAGGCCAGTTTTTCTCGCAACACAAGCGCTATATTCTTTCTTTCCCTTCCTCTGCAAAAAAATGTGATGTAGCCACATTAAAAGCTTTGACGACTAAAACCTGGTCTTCAATAGCGATACAAACATAAGCGCAAGCAACAAACGAAGTCACTTTTCGCACCAACCAATCGAAGGATACTTCGCCAACAGTCGcgcaaagaaataaaataaagtgaCATTTCTCGGTCTCTCCACGCCTCGCACGCGCCTCGATCTCTCCACGCCTCGCACGTGCGCTTTATATTCTAAGTACACTCCTTGGCTGTTCTTCCCCTACCAACgacatgaaatgaccaaatttgaggttatgtgtTTTTGTGGACGTCGTGAGCTCCTGCCGATATATTTTCGATTTTCCTTTTAACGGTCGTCCTTAAGACCATTTTAATTCGTGGATAGTTGCTACACAATTTTTATCCttaataactgagaagaaatcCCGAAATGATTGCAATGAAGAGAAGTTGTATTCTCAGATGACATTCTCGGTGTTGCTTTAACAGACCAACATTTCCCACAAGGATGCTAACTACAGCTTGGTTTTTCTACTTCGTTTAGGTCCAAGATTTAAAACTACAGTCAAAGTAAATGGCTTCTAGGAGAAGAAGATTCATTTCAAAATGTGTCAAGTGGATCAAAGTCTCTATGCTCGTTGAAGTGGTAATTGTCGTTGTGAATATTTTGTTTATTGAAACTGAGACACCTTCGACCCGAATTGTTGACTTAATTTTTCTGCCATTGCCAAATGGAAAAGGAGACGCAATCACGTCTAAGAATACTGTGTCTTGGAAAACTCTACCGGAGCCAGTCTCGACCCATTCGACTCAGTCAAGCCAGACTGACCCTGCAAAGCTCTACATTGAACCGAAACTGAAAGAATCATGCGCAGAAAGGATAACAGAGATGGATCACGGGATAGTACTTTTCAAAAACGTCACTATACGACCGAAGCTCGCAAGAGCCAAAGTCCTTGAGACACGGATGGAGCGTCCTCAAGAAGAAGACGAACTCTTTAAATTAGACAAAGGCTTCTTCACCATGTATTGCGGCCCTGATTTTGAAGCAGCTAAAATGAAGCTTCACAAATCACATAAAAGCGACGCCTTAACGTCGTGGGTGTTGGCCTTCGAGGCAGTAAGCCCTTCAGTTTTACGGCTACAAGAAGAGAACAAGACATTTCAGGCCGGCCAGTATTTAGCCGTACAAAGGGTTGAATATGCCAATGTCTATTGGACAGTAATTGACCTCCTGGACATTTTCATTACAGCGGATCTTTTGGGTGTGACACCAGATAAGCTTAATATTATTCTCATGGACGCTCACCCTCCAACTCAACTGGATCCGTTTTGGAGTGTCTTGTTTCAAAAGTTAATAAGACTCGGCGTGGACGATAATCTAACCAAGTTCAGTAACGTTGTATTCGAAAGGCTCACGTGGAGGTATCCGCGAATGAATTGCCCCCTATTAAACCATGGCCTCAAATCCTACCATCTCATTCAACCATTTCGAAAATTTGTCTTGAAGCAATTTGACATACCATCGGAATCCCATCAACGAAACTGCAGCACGCTCAAATTACACGTTCTGGTCAATTTCAGGCGGAACTACCAAAGTCATCCCAGGAATCTTGATGGCACCGTCGATCGAAAAATTACCAACGAAAACGACGTCTTGAAAGATATTAATACCACTTTTCCAGGTATAACCCTCACCGCTTCCCAACTAGACGCCCTGCCGTTGAAAAAACAGTTAGAACTTGTTGCTTCGGCGGACATTTTCTTTGGCATGCATGGAGCTGCACACGCCTATCCGATCTTTATGCCACCAGGTGGAGCTGTAGTCgaaatgtttaattttaattcagGTAATTGGCACATGGGAAAAATAGCTACACTCGCAGGGCATTCCCACGTTACGTGGACGCTGACTGATCAGGGAGCGTATAACACTGTGAATAGGACGACAACGATCCCCAAGGGGATTCCCTCGGACCTAATACGGAAGGCAATAAAGAACATTTGCGGTTGATCAGTGGGGCGAACAAAACATTTGCTAGCGATTCTGTTTAAATTGGCCCGAGCTTCAACGAAGTTCTCGTACTTGTTGTAAATGATCTCTGAACCTGATACAAAGAATCAAGCAACTTATATCAAGTACTAGACTGAGCGTCCGACCCTTCATCGACTACAGGTTGTTACAGGTTCCTGTTTATTTCAATGTTCAAAGTTCAGGATTCGATTCGTTAAAGTCCCCTTTTCCCTAAGTGGCTTTCATTACACTGATCAAATCTCAGGGTTTCATCCTCAGACTCAAAGTTAGAACGACTTTGTACATAACATAACAGAACATGTAGATACAGATTAACTTGGCAATTGGTGGAATCCCACAATAGTTTTACCGCGTCATTCTCTGTGACCCCATCAGGGCTGTGTTTGTACCACTTGTCGCTAAGTAAAAAGCTGTATGTCTTGCACAGCTCCCAATGAACAACTCTAAGGTATCGTGTCTCTTCTTATAATCCTCAGTGCTTTTAATTAGGATTTAATTGTGCAGGGTTTGAATAGTTTTTTTACAACTTAGATAAggttttatgatttttttgtatatttaaaTAAGGGTTCTACTGTAATTTATTAGCTGATgtaatttttatagtttttaattgttatgcgcatttgatcatatgtaTATGGAATTTGCGCACTACAagtattaaactattattattattattattattattattattattattctgagCAAGCTTACTGCACCCAAACATAATATGTTccaactagtttacctaaatggtaggaATGCTGCTGAGGGGTagggagatgttcaattatgcttgcggtaatttaatGACGGTTCGTGTATGGAATTGAAGGGCGATTTTAACAGGCCTCACAAAACGTAGACCCCCAAACTGGACCCCACtcgagaaaacaaagaaaacaatgctttgcatgtttgaggatacgagcatgTACTTCTTGAGAAGGTTTTAATAAGTGCAGTGCACTATGATTCATGTGACTGGTTGAAACTATACACTTTGCCCTTGAGTAGACTTCCAATCGTAAGTGGGATCCGTGTCTGGCTTAAAAAGGTAAGTTGCGATAAAAATAACTAGGCATCATGCaatttctgaggaaacgatacAACGTAAAATATTCCCTGAGATGTGGTTAAACCCAGATTGAAGGAAATATAAGGGAATAGATTAACATTGGCATCGAGCacgttgatcatttccaagttcactGCCACTTGAAGCGTGAAGTGCTGTGGTTATTAGTCCCATAgacagcccaagttcgcgtcactagagagagtaataattaattactagtgggaagatgacctttgagtgcaagcggtgttgcgttacaggcagccgttgagaattataagactttgtatggaaaataaaataccgtcgataatgaagcctaaaaaacgctaaatttaacgttcattcaataaaatgaataaaaaggactcacctctggtgtattcttgtgccttttggagcttattttaccgtttcgggaattccgtgttttcactgttttaagacgaagtcaaggctgcacactaagatttcgacggtagtcagctcagaggcggtttgcgcctcgaaaatccatcaCAGCCGCGCTTTTTTCACGCAAAtctaaagccccatcatttgcgaacctcggtgaatgtttcgccgtcaaaaatccccacgcacttggctggaaatgcggattttctgcttccgattccacgatagccgatgaatttaacagctgctGATAACTGAAGTGGACACGGAACTTGGGTCctaggtcaaattaactccacccgatgaggtacagtcatttcatgtacaactcttaccccatccccacagcggcactcgtaaccatggagcggttcgagaagccgctgtccgagtggggatggggtaagtgttgcaCATGAAGAAACTGTaactcatcgggtggagttaatttgacctcggacccaagctccgtgaccaCTTCGGTTATCAGCAGCTGTTTGCCGGATAGTTTGCGGTCGGACAAACCAAATCAAAATTACTACCTTGCTACGGATTAAAAATGATGGAAAAatgagaaacatcgctatttgCCGATCAAGGAATATTCCGAATTTCCCTAAGATGTAGCGGTTAACTCTGTTTTCTTAAACCCCTTGTTCCTCGTTCCGAGAATGTTTTCTGTGTtattgtagaaaaaaaaaaatagtgatgAGTTCCTCATTCAAAGACGAAACGAAAATTACATTTGGCGACTAATAATTTACCATTAATGGAAGAAAACTATTTGAGCAGATAAGGGTAACAAATAGGATTATCAAGTTTATTAAGAGTAGATGCAGGAAAGTTGCGCATTTTGTATCACCGCAGAAATGACTAAATTGCTTTGTCATTTAGTTGTCTGTTTATCAGTTAACCTCTGGACCCTACAGTAAGCGACCCGCAAATGGCAAGTGGAGTTCCATCGAGGTTCCGAAATAATAGTTAGCTGGCCCTAAGACAAGCAATGCGCAAACAAATATTGTCAGGTTTGCATATATTTCATCTCTCTTATTCTCCTCACTGTTTTTGCGCTTACGATGAAATAGAAACAGTAAACGCACAATGAGAAAACCCATCAGTTGTCAGAGCAacgaacaattaaaaaaaaaactaagttcTCCAAAAATTGAGTCATAAAACTGTGATTGCTCGTAAGATGCTTAAGCcagttttaacattttcagGAACCCAGACTAATCTGCCGAATTTCCGTGTGCCGCGCGCgagaaaaaaacctctggtatccAGGGTACTGGCGGTAGTGTttgcgcggagaatggggagaagcaccctccccattctccgcgcggcttcgcCGATCGTTACtttgcctctcgcgccaacaaaACCGCCAGCTATGCAGGCAACACAACTGTTTCAggtaacaattggaaaattttaaggtggctctaaaccgatccagatttttcttgttaattcgcagagagttttatcttagcttGCTACTCACTTCCGGTAACAACAAATGGGGGCACTGctttcgtttttgagatataatcgttcaaagacaaaatataaaGTGTTTTAAGATTATTCtattgttgctatggtaacctttAAAGTCTCATTACGGAGTGCaacttgttaagcaattatttttgtttcgtttgttaCCACAGCATTACCAACACGTGAAACAGTATTCTAGAGTCAATCCTTCGAATAGGACATGCCCTTGGAATTGTTGAAAGATGCATGGTAGTCCATTCCAcgaaaaaccatcaaaacatGGACATCCACATCCTCGAAACAAGTGGTACTACCTTTTCGCTTAAGAGTTTGTGTGACAAGGCGTTGAGCGACATTCAAAGCTCACCAACAAAAGCAGAAAGCGTTAGCAGGATTTTGTGACGAATTCCTCTATGAAGAGAGACAAAGACCTTTCGTTATCTTGATTTGGCCTTTTTGAGTCTTTCTAGATCGAACTTCTCCATGAGTTCCGCTTGCACTTGCTGCGATGCGGCCATGTATCTGCTGTACTCCATTGCAAATTCTCCTTTGCCCTGGACAGGTACAAGAAACGTGATTATTgttcagaaaaaaaaccaaGGAGAATGAAGACTGAGCTATCAATTTACTACTGGCTATTATATAATCCAAGACAAAATGGTCGGCACACTATCCACTTCCTTCTCCACATCTAAACAAATTCTATCCATGAGGTAAATTCTCTTGTTgcggacccccccccccccctcccaccaaACATTGTTTAAGGATTTCTCGGTTATTCATTTGtaaacaacattgttttgggTTGGGGCGGGGGAAGGGGGTATTTttgcaacctcgtccccagggccttcgGCGAAgaaaaaccctgggaacgaagttggtATTGTTGGGCCTTTGTAGTAGTTGTCGAAATGGACGACACGTTTACCTGTGTCTGAGATCGTAACTCTGTCGAATATCCGAACATGTCATTAAGAGGAACctgatggaaaaagaagaagagaatttgagtgaagatCCAAAGAAGCTTTGGAGGATTTTAAGATTGTCAACTAGATTGCAAAAATCTAATTTGAAAACCCAACGAAAACAATAACCTCACGGGAATGTGTAGGTTGCGAACTTTctctttttattaaatttcaatTTAGTTTCTCTCAGGGTGGGTGCCATAGGGTTGATTATTTAATGATCAACGATAAAAGTTCAAATTCAGTTAAATACTAGTTTATACTAAGTTTATAAGAATGTGACCTTTAAAATTAGCGTTGCTCAACCAAACAAGACAAAGCGCCGGAAGAACAATCAACAAAATAAGAGTAGATGGAATACGAATCATATATTGCTGAATTCTGGCAAACATTTTGCCAGCATAAAGATGCAAGTAGCTTACTTGCGAGGAGCAATTTGGGTGACCGAACAGACTTCATGACGAGCTCGTTTCTTCAACACCCGTAGCTTGTGACTAAGCACAAACCGAAGCAATTAAATTTCAGTAACGACAAGACAACAAGCAAATCACAATGGCGAATCTCAATTTCAAACTTAGCCTCACATCAGCGTAGATTGTGACGTATCCTTCCGCAGCGTCTGTGCCGGTGATCATACCGTGCCTGCGGTTTAGTCCACCTATGACAGCACCCTAAACAAGGAGTTCAAGGCAAATAAAGCTTCAATCAtcgacaaaactcttgggataAACTCCGGCTTGAACATCATTTCACATGCACTCACAAAACTCTattagcccccctccccccaccccctctaCCCTCTACtccataccaatgttgataatgtggtgCAAAATACCGTACAAGCCATTGGATTAAGGGGAGGGGAAAGTAGGGAATTAGCATTTTATAGAGTTTTTTCAAGATTGTAGTGCTTTAGTGACAAGCCCCTCCCCTTCAACTTCGGTCAAACCGTCTGGCGTGACACGGAAAGGGAGACAAGACCCTCTTGACCACGCGAAGTTCGGGCGCCTATCCTAGCGCAAATGTTCCTTTAACGTCACACTTGACAGAATGAGCGAAAGAAAGACTGCTCGTTGTCTTAGCCTGCACTACTATATCAATCATAGAGATTGCTTTTCTCAGTATACCATCCTAATTGACTCACAAAATCTCGGTTACCAGCTGGTACATTGCCGTATGATCACGCTATAAGTGCTGACAAACTGAAAAAGTTGTGGCGGGAAAACATTTAGAATCCTAACTCTCGAGCTTGTTTGATATGAGCTTGGTCAAAAGGCATTGTTTAACACTTGTTTAATCGCTCTGGCGAggagctaacgctcgaaactttatcaactcgtttgataaaaccaaattgtcGAGAGACTTGTTAGAGCCAACTCGGTGATGCGCGCTTCGTTGGCTCTCTACCACCTCATGTCTTAAAGGCGTGCTTGTGAAACTGAAGAAGCCTCTACCTTCTTGACTAAACCATTGTTGAAAAAGAACAATCCTAATGCTTCATTCTCGCAGTACGCCTTAATTTTGGCAAAATATCCCAGTTCATTTGCaggacaagtttttgattgtttgtTCACTCAGTTGTAAAGATAAAGGAAATGAAATGCACGGTCAGTTTTGATAGAAGCCACAATGGGTCTCGTTGCTCTAGAGGCAAACTACCATTTATTGACAAATTTTCTCAGTTGATGCAGCATTGGTACAGCATTGGCACACCATTGGTACAGCATTGGtacagcattgcaccggcatcgcagaggtgaTGGGTTCGTATCTCGTTAAAGCCACCACAGTGAATTTTTGCAGGACGGTGTCTTTAAGATATAATTTCTCAAATTATCTAGAGAAGTGCGagaatcacttctctcttttttctATAAACtctcacttcaaatatacatctATTTCAATTAACAAATTGTCCAGGATTTGGTTCCCGCTCTGATACTAGCCATTAGGGCGCTTAAgcaggcgcgtttttgagacgcggacggcaaccggaagtgagcttttTCCCccttaacttgtcttcacacagccACATTTACACAGCTAAATATCGTTTCTCTATTAGAGATTATTGGTGTAAAAACACCACTGTCCTGacacgcgaaattttctcttccggttgccgtccgcgtctcaaaaacgggcGTGCTTAACCTCCCTAATAAAAAAATTAGTCTTCGATGACGCGTGAGCTTCTGACACCAATTAACAAATAGAATAGAGTAGAATCGAATGGAACTGAACGGAATCGAATGGACTGGGCTGGACTGGACGGGAATAGAATCTTACCTGAAACTCTTGAGGAATGTTGACTTCGACTGACATGATCGGTTCCAAAATAAGAGGGATGGCTTTCGGGAAAGCTGTAACAGAATAAAGTTCCAAAAACCTAATTACGTCTTGCTTCATAAAACAAACTTCTTCCGACGTATTCTCCTCAAATCCTCCTCAaatcctcccccccccccctatccTCTACCGCTCCCCCACAAATATCTGCCTACCTTCTCTCATGGCTCCAATGGCAGCTAACTTGAAGGCAAGTTCACTTGAATCAACTCCGTGGGCAGCTCCTGCAGAGAATAGAGCATCTTTTAGACAATGTTAGAGAAAGTAAAGTATATAGGTCATCGGGCCGAGGAAGTTATTATACAGGTTGTTAAAAAGTACTATGAAATTTATTGAATAATCCTTTAGAACAATGCTTATACAAGGTTTATTCTTGCAGAGCAAATTTCTTGTTTAGAAAATGACCTGTCCctctgaagaagaagaagcctcCTTCGACACGAACATGGCGCTTTCAGGTCAAATAACACTCCTTGGCCTTTTCCCCAATCTTTTTTAAGATTTATAAAGAACAGGCTGATACCGAAGGTGAAACAGCGAAGAAATTCATGAAAGCggcaacaaattaaaaataaatttcttttttcaagctttctcaATACATGACTTCCCGTAAGCATGCAAACTAAACGAATCGTTACAAAATGGTACTTTTTTTTAAGAATTAGCACTCTCTGTCAAGGAAATTTTCACAAAAGCTTCTCTTGCACAGAAGAATATTTATGTTCATTACTATGGCGAATCATTCCCATCAGCCTTTGCCATCGCAAATCAACTGGGAAACTGGGAACGAAATCATTGAACAACATGGCGCCAAAAGCAAACAAGAGAAACGATAGCGTCCCGCAGAcgaagaaaacagaaaacaaacgtGAAGACCCAGAGTAtataaaaacggttgatcctaTTTTAATGAAACACATCCGAGAGTTGACTGCAGGGCGCAGCAATCTTCGCATATTTGTGCCGATGTGCGGAAAGACGCACGATATCTTATGGTTAGCTGAACAAGGTCACACCATCACTGGTGCTGAGATGAATCCTCGCTATATCAGAGCGTTTTTCCGCGATGCTGAGCTAGAATACAAGCTCCGGTCAGAACAGATCACGCCGAAGACGAAGTTTAATATCTACGACGCAAATGATAAAGATATTACGTTGTATCAATGTGATATCTTTCatttattggtgaatattctaGGACAGTTCGACGCTATCTGGGACCAGTCCTCGCTTCCAGTCATCAACGAGATGGGAGCGAAACGACTCAAGGAGTACACAAACGTAATGCAAGCACTTTTGAAACCTGACGGCCGACACATGGTTGAAGTTTGTAAACATGGGGCAAACTTCGTGTTACTTTGTCGAAAAAGGACGAAGACGTACGTAAAGACAGCTTAATAACTTCTAACAACCATAAAAGACTTCTCGGGAAAATTTGTCATCCATTATAAACATTCACTTTAAGAAGT is a window of Montipora capricornis isolate CH-2021 chromosome 13, ASM3666992v2, whole genome shotgun sequence DNA encoding:
- the LOC138030805 gene encoding uncharacterized protein translates to MASRRRRFISKCVKWIKVSMLVEVVIVVVNILFIETETPSTRIVDLIFLPLPNGKGDAITSKNTVSWKTLPEPVSTHSTQSSQTDPAKLYIEPKLKESCAERITEMDHGIVLFKNVTIRPKLARAKVLETRMERPQEEDELFKLDKGFFTMYCGPDFEAAKMKLHKSHKSDALTSWVLAFEAVSPSVLRLQEENKTFQAGQYLAVQRVEYANVYWTVIDLLDIFITADLLGVTPDKLNIILMDAHPPTQLDPFWSVLFQKLIRLGVDDNLTKFSNVVFERLTWRYPRMNCPLLNHGLKSYHLIQPFRKFVLKQFDIPSESHQRNCSTLKLHVLVNFRRNYQSHPRNLDGTVDRKITNENDVLKDINTTFPGITLTASQLDALPLKKQLELVASADIFFGMHGAAHAYPIFMPPGGAVVEMFNFNSGNWHMGKIATLAGHSHVTWTLTDQGAYNTVNRTTTIPKGIPSDLIRKAIKNICG
- the LOC138029849 gene encoding elongation factor G, mitochondrial-like; its protein translation is MPEDKITEIDFVDATVGMNIPKNFIPSIEKGFQEVCERGLITGHKLAGIRFILEDGAAHGVDSSELAFKLAAIGAMREAFPKAIPLILEPIMSVEVNIPQEFQGAVIGGLNRRHGMITGTDAAEGYVTIYADVPLNDMFGYSTELRSQTQGKGEFAMEYSRYMAASQQVQAELMEKFDLERLKKAKSR
- the LOC138029529 gene encoding probable thiopurine S-methyltransferase, with amino-acid sequence MAPKANKRNDSVPQTKKTENKREDPEYIKTVDPILMKHIRELTAGRSNLRIFVPMCGKTHDILWLAEQGHTITGAEMNPRYIRAFFRDAELEYKLRSEQITPKTKFNIYDANDKDITLYQCDIFHLLVNILGQFDAIWDQSSLPVINEMGAKRLKEYTNVMQALLKPDGRHMVEVCKHGANFVLLS